The following are encoded together in the Lusitaniella coriacea LEGE 07157 genome:
- a CDS encoding LL-diaminopimelate aminotransferase has product MQFAARLQPLQTNVFADMDRAKAKSAAAGKEIIDLSLGSSDLPTPECAIAAIETALRDRATHGYTLFHSTQFFRQAVAQDYERKYGIPIDPETEVLPLIGCQEGTAHLPLALLNPGDFALLLDPGYPSHAGGVYLAGGQVHPMPILEENGFLPVFEDIPPSVLDRTKMMVLSYPHNPTTAIAPLSFFKEAVAFCQARGIALIHDFPYADFVYGNTLKAAPSILQADPNKTTAIELFTFSKSYNMGGFRIAYALGNPTLIGALRQVKAVIDFNQYRGIMRGAIAALENHQTIVPPTVKTFQTRRDALVRALHQIDWHVPTPPATLYIWAKLPQPWQDKSIQFATSLVEATGVAVSPGAGFGKAGEGYVRFALVRDPDVLETAVRRIATFLHR; this is encoded by the coding sequence ATGCAATTTGCGGCGCGCTTACAACCTTTGCAAACCAACGTGTTTGCAGATATGGATCGAGCAAAAGCAAAATCGGCTGCGGCGGGAAAAGAGATTATTGACCTTTCTTTGGGTTCCTCAGATCTCCCTACACCCGAATGCGCGATCGCGGCGATAGAAACGGCATTGCGCGATCGCGCGACCCACGGCTACACCCTTTTCCACAGTACCCAATTCTTCCGTCAGGCAGTCGCCCAGGACTACGAACGGAAATACGGGATTCCCATCGATCCCGAAACCGAAGTTTTACCCTTAATCGGCTGTCAAGAAGGAACGGCGCATTTGCCCCTAGCCTTGCTTAATCCGGGCGATTTTGCCCTATTACTCGATCCGGGCTATCCCTCCCACGCCGGCGGCGTGTACTTGGCAGGAGGGCAAGTTCATCCCATGCCAATTTTGGAAGAAAATGGCTTCTTACCCGTCTTTGAAGACATTCCCCCTTCGGTGTTAGACCGCACGAAAATGATGGTGTTGAGCTATCCCCATAATCCCACGACCGCGATCGCGCCCCTCTCCTTTTTCAAAGAAGCCGTTGCCTTTTGTCAAGCACGAGGAATCGCCCTGATTCACGATTTTCCCTACGCCGATTTCGTTTACGGTAATACCCTCAAAGCCGCGCCCTCCATCCTACAAGCCGATCCCAATAAAACCACCGCGATCGAACTATTCACCTTCTCCAAATCCTATAACATGGGCGGTTTCCGCATCGCCTACGCCCTGGGTAACCCCACTTTAATTGGTGCATTGCGTCAGGTGAAAGCCGTCATCGATTTTAATCAATATCGCGGAATTATGCGGGGCGCGATCGCGGCACTGGAAAATCATCAAACCATCGTCCCCCCAACCGTCAAAACCTTCCAAACCCGCAGAGATGCCCTCGTGCGCGCCCTGCACCAGATTGATTGGCACGTCCCCACACCTCCCGCAACCCTCTACATTTGGGCAAAACTCCCCCAACCCTGGCAAGATAAATCCATTCAATTTGCCACTTCATTGGTTGAAGCTACTGGAGTCGCCGTTTCTCCTGGTGCGGGTTTTGGCAAAGCCGGGGAAGGCTACGTGCGCTTTGCTCTCGTGCGCGACCCCGACGTTCTGGAAACTGCCGTTCGGCGCATTGCTACGTTTCTACACCGCTAA
- a CDS encoding thioredoxin family protein: MSSVVAITDENFETEVFTSPKTVLVYFWASWCGPCKLVSPSIDWAAQTYSDRLKVVKLEVDPNPDAVAKCKVEGVPALRLFKEKEIVASHEGAIGKQALQAMLESNLTS; this comes from the coding sequence GTGAGTAGTGTTGTTGCTATTACGGATGAGAATTTTGAGACTGAGGTTTTTACCTCGCCCAAGACCGTACTCGTCTATTTCTGGGCTTCTTGGTGTGGGCCGTGCAAGCTGGTTTCTCCTTCGATCGATTGGGCTGCACAAACCTATAGCGATCGGCTTAAGGTGGTGAAACTTGAAGTTGACCCCAATCCGGACGCAGTGGCAAAGTGCAAGGTAGAAGGCGTTCCGGCGCTGCGATTGTTTAAAGAAAAAGAGATCGTTGCATCCCACGAAGGCGCGATCGGCAAACAAGCGCTACAGGCTATGTTAGAGAGTAATTTGACTTCGTAG
- a CDS encoding phosphoribosyltransferase: MQRHFRDRAEAGRLLASKLKSYAKKSDVLVLGLPRGGVPVAFEIAKTLNAPLDIWLVRKLGVPGNKELAMGAIGMGDVRVMNKEIVKSLKVSDEAIARVVDQEKQELERRDRAYRGDRPIPDPRDRAIILVDDGIATGSTLFAALTSLRQHHPASIAVATPIIPPSLCKKLRREVDKVAYLLQPDPFHFIGFWYDDFSSTPDRVVCDLLDRSVSLTSIP, from the coding sequence ATGCAAAGGCACTTTCGCGATCGCGCCGAAGCCGGACGACTGTTGGCATCGAAGTTAAAATCCTATGCCAAAAAATCGGATGTTTTGGTCTTGGGACTTCCCCGTGGCGGGGTTCCGGTTGCCTTTGAAATTGCCAAAACCCTGAATGCGCCTTTGGATATTTGGTTGGTGCGCAAGTTAGGCGTACCGGGAAATAAGGAACTAGCGATGGGTGCAATTGGGATGGGGGATGTGAGGGTGATGAATAAAGAGATTGTAAAATCCCTCAAAGTTTCCGATGAGGCGATCGCGCGGGTTGTTGACCAAGAAAAGCAAGAATTAGAACGGCGCGATCGCGCCTATCGAGGAGATCGACCGATTCCTGACCCGCGCGATCGCGCGATAATCCTTGTTGATGATGGTATTGCCACCGGATCGACCCTTTTCGCCGCACTCACCAGCTTGCGACAACATCACCCTGCAAGTATCGCCGTTGCAACACCCATCATTCCCCCAAGCCTTTGTAAAAAGTTACGGCGCGAAGTCGATAAAGTCGCCTATTTACTTCAACCGGATCCCTTCCACTTTATTGGGTTCTGGTACGACGATTTTTCCTCAACCCCCGATCGCGTCGTATGCGATTTACTGGATCGTTCGGTTTCTTTAACGTCGATTCCCTAA